The DNA sequence TGAATCATAACATAGTTTTTTTTCGTTTAACCCGCTTTCGACAAGTTGTATCCTAACTGTAACACTTCTGTAAAACGACTCGTCCAATGTGTCCAAATCCGCGGCATCAGTAATATTTCGCAAACCTCCCTACTTTGTAACATTCATGTAACATTGCTTTTTTTATTGTCATGGTTGACATCTGAAGTTTTACTGCGCTATACTTACGGCAAATAACCAATAACACAAAAAGCGATGAAAAAGACAGTAGAATCGGGATTTTGTCCTACAGAGAGTCAGCGGTTGGTGGAAGCTGGTGCAAGCCTGGATTCGAATTACACTTTGGAGCTTTCTTATGCGCATAAGCGGTCGGCATACGATACATGTCGGAGTGGCAAAGTCCGATCGATTCGGGAGGACTCTGCAAGCTGGGTGGTAACACGGTAACTATCGTCCCTGTTCAAACAAGATTTTTCTTGTCTGGACAGGGATTTTTTGCATATAAAATTACAAGAAAAGGAATGAAGCATATGAACATCATCGACGAACTAGAATGGCGCGGCGCCATCAATCAACAAACGGACGCGGAAGGTTTACGGAAATTAACGGAGGATGAGCAGATCGGTCTGTACTGCGGCGTGGATCCGACCGGCGACAGCCTGCATATCGGTCACTTGATTCCCTTTATCGTATTGAAGAGGTTCCAGTTGGCAGGACACAGACCCGTCATCCTGATCGGCGGCGCGACCGGATCAATCGGAGACCCAAGCGGAAAGAGCGAGGAACGTGTTCTGCAATCGATGGATCAAATCTTCCAAAATGCAGATGCTTTAACCGCTCAAATGAAGAAACTGTTCCTATCCGACAGTTCGGCCGACATCCGCCTCGTCAACAACTATGATTGGACCAAAGATTTGACGCTGTTGGATTTTCTGCGCGACTTCGGCAAAAATTTCAACATCAACACGATGCTGGCCAAAGATATCGTAGCCAGCCGCTTGGACACCGGTATTTCCTTCACGGAATTCACTTACCAAATTCTGCAGTCGATGGACTTCCTGCACCTTTTCCAAAATGAGGGCGTCAACCTGCAGATCGGTGGCCAAGACCAATGGGGCAACATCACTGCCGGTTTGGACCTGATCCGCAAAAAAGAAGGCGCGGAAGCAAAAGCTTTCGGGTTGACGATTCCGTTGATGCTGAAGGCGGACGGCACGAAATTCGGCAAGACTGCCGGCGGTGCCGTCTGGTTGGACCCTAAGAAAACAACGCCATATGAGTTTTACCAATTCTGGGTGAACCAGGACGACCGCGATGTCATCAAATATTTGAAATATTTCACTTTCCTTTCGAAGGAAGAGATTGATGCCCTGACTGAAAAAGTTGAAACAGAGCCGCACAAACGCGAAGCCCAAAAAGTTTTGGCATCCGAAATGACGCGCTTCGTCCACAGCGAACAAGCCTTGCAGGACGCTCTAAAGATCACCGAAGCCCTGTTTACCGGCGAAGTGAAGGAATTGACGGCAGACGAAATCGCTGAGGGATTCAAAAATATGCCGACTTTCGAGTCCGACCTGAAGGAGCAGGAATTGGTGACTTGGCTGGTCGACCTGGGCATCGAACCGTCACGCCGCCAGTCACGCGAAGACATCCAAAACGGCGCCATCTCCATCAACGGCGACAAAGTCACGGATCCGGCCTTCGTCATCACTGCCGAAAATTCTTTCGAAGGCCGCTTCATCCTCGTACGCCGCGGCAAAAAGAAATATTTCCTGGTTAAGTTGGTGGCTTGACATGACGACCCCGCAGATGTTTTCGCGCGAAGCCGCACTCCGTTTGGAACCTGTCGAGAGCATGGAGCAGATCAACGAACTGTCCCGTTTGGCCGACATCATCTGGCATGAGTATTATCTGCCGATCCTAGGCCCGGAACAGGTGACCTATATGTTGGAAAATATCCAATCCAGAGCGAATCTGGAAGAGGATATCGAAACAGGCAAATTGGATTATTTCCTCATCAAAAGCGAGGGACAATCCGCCGGTTACCTGGCTATCCAACTGCAGGACGACAAGCTGTTCATCAGCAAGCTTTACCTGCTGAAGGAAGCCCGCGGACTAGGCTATGCCTATCAGATCATGCAAAAAATGGTCGATTTGGCCAAACAGGAACAGAAAAAAGTCCTGGAACTTACAGTCAACAAATACAACGAAGGTTCCATCGCCTTCTACGAAAAATACGGCTTTGTGCGCACGGAATCCATCGTCTCCCCCATCGGAGGCGGTTTCGTGATGGACGATTACGTCTACCAATATCCGCTCAACCCGAAACTATAAACAACCTAAATAGAGGACAGCTGAGCAAATGCTCAGCCGTCCTCTATTTTTTTGCATTGTCTAATTCGACCACTCTTTCGGGCTCCAAATCCGCCCGTCCAGTTCGCCTTCCATCTGTTCCATCCGTTGGTATTGCTCTTGGAACAGCTTCTTCGTTTCCTGGAAGAGTGCTTTTTGTCGGTAATCCTTGCTTGCTTCCACTAAATGGTCCAGTCGTTCCTGCACCCAATTTTCAGTATCCATTGTCATCCCTCGCTCTTTCCTTACCCCGGCTGATTGCCTTCCATCTGCGCCAACGTCCACGCCAAATCATCCAAATGCTCGCGGTTGTCTTCCAATACCGCGAGCAGATGCTCCAACAGTTGCTGATCCTCTTCGGAAAGTCCAGCTTTCCCGACCGACTGCAGTTGAAGTTTGAACCAGTTTTCTGAAGACTTGAGACTGGCGTCATTGTCTTTGGTCAGGTATTGCTGGTAAGCGATCAGCAATTCTTTCTTCTTGCTATCGTTCAGATAATCAAATTGGGAAATGGCAAGTGTCGGTAGGAACACCATTCCGCATTTTGTCGCCATCGCCTGGTAAGGACGGGTCAGTTCCGAAATCGTGAAGCCTTCCCTGCCCCCCGCCTGGTATTCCCGTTCATTCACACCTAGTGCCAAAACGAGGCCGAATTCTTTCCCCGACATCCTGCCGCCGTCAGTCCCGTAGGCAAAACCATCTGTCAGGACAACATCCTGCCATTGCTTCAACAACGCCGGCGAGCTGTACCAATAAAACGGGAATTGGAAGACGATGCGGTCATACTGGAGCAATTGCTGTTGCTCAGCCTCCCGATCGACTTGCCCGTCCGGATAAGCCGATTCGAGATGGTGCCAAGTCACCCCTTCGGCCGGAAGACTTTCCCACAGAAATCTTTGCGCATTCGAATCAGCCAGCGTCGGGTGGCTGACTATGATCAATGTTTGCATCTTTTCACCTCATTCAATCAATAGTTCTTCTTCCGCATCATAACAAGCTGCTGGCCGTAGTTCAAGTTGCATGCTCACTCATCCGAAACCAACAAAAATCCCTTCCTTCGCCATACGGATGATCCGGAAGCAAAGAAAGGGATAGCGTACTATAGGTTTGCGGTGATGTTCAACGCTTGTTCTTGCGCCTTCAGGCATAATTCCTGCGCCTTGAAGATGTGTTCCTGAGTCATCGCATTTTCGGTGCGGTTGATGCAGTCCAAAATCATTTCTCCGAAGAACGGGAAGCCGACTTCACCTGTCAAGGAGTAGTGTTCTTCGCCATCTTTCGTCACGAGGAAGAGGTGATCGCCGGTCTGTTCCGTCGCCACGTTGATGTATTTGCGGATTTCGATTGTCCCTTCCGTCCCTGTGATGAACGTGCGGCCGTCGCCCCATGTACCCAACCCATCGGGAGTGAACCAGTCCACCTTGAAGATGAAGGTGGCGCCATTATCGCCGACCAGCGTAGCATCACCGTAGTCCTCCAACTCAGGCGTAGCCGGATTGTTGTAGTTCCCGACTTTGCTGTGCAGCACTTTGGCGTCGGTATTTCCCGTATAGTAAAGGAATTGCTCGATCTGATGGCTGCCGATGTCGGCCAAAATGCCGCCATACTGTTCTTTCTTGAAGAACCAATCCGGACGTTTTTCTTTATCAAGACGGTGCGGTCCGAAACCCGTCACTTGGATGACGCGGCCGATTTTACCTTCATTAATCAATTGTCCGGCAAATACAGCTCCCTCTACATGCAATCTTTCACTGAAGTAAATCCAATATTTTTTACCCGTTTCAGCTACTACTTTTTTCGTCTCTTCTAATTGTTCCGATGTAGTAAATCCTGTTTTATCCGTGAAGTAGTCTTTCCCTGCCCGCATGACCCGATTCCCCAACGCACTGCGTAAGTTAGGCACAGCAGCAGCGGCAACCAACTGGATTTCCGGATCTTCCAAAATTTGCTCCAAAGACTCCGCAACGGCAACATCAGGGAATGATTCCAGATAATTCGCTACCTTTTCCGCATCCGGATCATAAACATATTTGATTGTCGCTCCGGCCTCGATCAATCCGTTCGTCATGCCATTGATGTGTCCGTGGTCCAGTGCCGTAACGCCTACGTTGAACGCTCCTGGTTCCACTACCCTGTTTATTTTCCCTTTCGGAGCATAATTCATTCCATCTTTATTTCCCACTCGTATGACCTCCATAATTTTCAAATATAATAGGAAGAAGCCCGAAGAGAATATTCTCCGAACTTCTTCATCCTATTCATCAGAACAGGTTTCCGTAACCCAATTCCAGTAAGTGATCGCGAGAAATCTTCAAGCTTTCGAACGGATCCACTCCATATGTATCATCTTGCTCCACTAATAGGTAGCGTGCGCCTGATGAGATGCTTTCCTCGATGATGTCCTTCAAAGGCAGACTGCCTGTTCCCAATTCAGCGAATTCGATAATGTTGGTGAACGCACTCATGAATGTTGGGTAATCACCGTTGTATAAGGCTTCGAATGCCTCATCCGGAATCGCTGCAATACGGTAATCCTTCAGATGGATCAATTCCACTTTTCCTTTGTAGTCTTTGATGACTTCCAGTGGGTTTGCGCCACCGCGTTGCACCCAGTGTACATCCAGCTCAAAGCCCAACAATGGCGCCTTTTCACGGATGATATCCAACAGGAATTTTCCGTCATACTTGCGGAATTCCACATGGTGGTTATGGTAATACAAGGTGATGCCGTCTTCTTTCAGCTTTTGCGTCACTTCGTTGACGTCTTGGCAGAATTCCAAAACTTTATCAAGACTGGCCATCGCATCGAAAGGCAAGATGCCGATGCGCAACAGATCCGTACCGACAGCTTTGCAGTCAGCCACAATTTTGTCGTAGTGGGTCGTCAAGGATTCACCGTCCGGCATCTGCGGCTTCAACGAAGCGCTCATTGATGCGACTTCCATTCCAAAATCAGCGGTCGCTTTTTGAATTTCAGCAATGTTCTCAGGCGTTGTCGCCACTTGCGAAATTTCGATCGAATTGTAGCCGATTTCGTGCAATTTTTTTAACGTTTCATAAGGCCCTACTTCTTCAAAACTTTTTTTGACAGTTGATGCTTGTACACCTATCTTAACTTTAGCCATGTATGATTTCCTCCATTTCGATTGTACGTTTCTCTTTTGACGATAATTTCATTGCATCGATCATCAGCATCGCCGGCAAGGCCTCCTGGACAGTCACATAATCATCGGTATCTGCTTCGATCGCGTTGTAGAAACGCTGGATCAGGGCAGAATGGCTTGGCCCGTAGTAAAATTTCGTCCCTTGCATCGGCGTATCCTGCAAGTGCAGTTCTTTTTCGCCGGAACTG is a window from the uncultured Trichococcus sp. genome containing:
- a CDS encoding Gfo/Idh/MocA family oxidoreductase; the protein is MGNKDGMNYAPKGKINRVVEPGAFNVGVTALDHGHINGMTNGLIEAGATIKYVYDPDAEKVANYLESFPDVAVAESLEQILEDPEIQLVAAAAVPNLRSALGNRVMRAGKDYFTDKTGFTTSEQLEETKKVVAETGKKYWIYFSERLHVEGAVFAGQLINEGKIGRVIQVTGFGPHRLDKEKRPDWFFKKEQYGGILADIGSHQIEQFLYYTGNTDAKVLHSKVGNYNNPATPELEDYGDATLVGDNGATFIFKVDWFTPDGLGTWGDGRTFITGTEGTIEIRKYINVATEQTGDHLFLVTKDGEEHYSLTGEVGFPFFGEMILDCINRTENAMTQEHIFKAQELCLKAQEQALNITANL
- a CDS encoding GNAT family N-acetyltransferase; translation: MTTPQMFSREAALRLEPVESMEQINELSRLADIIWHEYYLPILGPEQVTYMLENIQSRANLEEDIETGKLDYFLIKSEGQSAGYLAIQLQDDKLFISKLYLLKEARGLGYAYQIMQKMVDLAKQEQKKVLELTVNKYNEGSIAFYEKYGFVRTESIVSPIGGGFVMDDYVYQYPLNPKL
- the tyrS gene encoding tyrosine--tRNA ligase; protein product: MNIIDELEWRGAINQQTDAEGLRKLTEDEQIGLYCGVDPTGDSLHIGHLIPFIVLKRFQLAGHRPVILIGGATGSIGDPSGKSEERVLQSMDQIFQNADALTAQMKKLFLSDSSADIRLVNNYDWTKDLTLLDFLRDFGKNFNINTMLAKDIVASRLDTGISFTEFTYQILQSMDFLHLFQNEGVNLQIGGQDQWGNITAGLDLIRKKEGAEAKAFGLTIPLMLKADGTKFGKTAGGAVWLDPKKTTPYEFYQFWVNQDDRDVIKYLKYFTFLSKEEIDALTEKVETEPHKREAQKVLASEMTRFVHSEQALQDALKITEALFTGEVKELTADEIAEGFKNMPTFESDLKEQELVTWLVDLGIEPSRRQSREDIQNGAISINGDKVTDPAFVITAENSFEGRFILVRRGKKKYFLVKLVA
- a CDS encoding sugar phosphate isomerase/epimerase; the protein is MAKVKIGVQASTVKKSFEEVGPYETLKKLHEIGYNSIEISQVATTPENIAEIQKATADFGMEVASMSASLKPQMPDGESLTTHYDKIVADCKAVGTDLLRIGILPFDAMASLDKVLEFCQDVNEVTQKLKEDGITLYYHNHHVEFRKYDGKFLLDIIREKAPLLGFELDVHWVQRGGANPLEVIKDYKGKVELIHLKDYRIAAIPDEAFEALYNGDYPTFMSAFTNIIEFAELGTGSLPLKDIIEESISSGARYLLVEQDDTYGVDPFESLKISRDHLLELGYGNLF
- a CDS encoding NAD(P)H-dependent oxidoreductase, encoding MQTLIIVSHPTLADSNAQRFLWESLPAEGVTWHHLESAYPDGQVDREAEQQQLLQYDRIVFQFPFYWYSSPALLKQWQDVVLTDGFAYGTDGGRMSGKEFGLVLALGVNEREYQAGGREGFTISELTRPYQAMATKCGMVFLPTLAISQFDYLNDSKKKELLIAYQQYLTKDNDASLKSSENWFKLQLQSVGKAGLSEEDQQLLEHLLAVLEDNREHLDDLAWTLAQMEGNQPG